The following are encoded in a window of Arctopsyche grandis isolate Sample6627 chromosome 4, ASM5162203v2, whole genome shotgun sequence genomic DNA:
- the LOC143910693 gene encoding alkylglycerone-phosphate synthase-like codes for MTSINGFHSKENGNTTPHKNGTNGLNKDKKADREENRELITYPRKQSRGANSIRVHCSMSYQRENTTKWYGWGYNDSFFYFKGGNIRFSGDRYPICNKDLPYFKIWIKERFNVVLPEYVDMEAEKIDLPEKLPETIINDEQLKALKTLDVKLSLDAVDRLVRSHGQSLSEVMKLRNNKISRIPDVVVWPSCHEDVVEIVKICDALDIVIIPFGGGTSVSGAIECPENEKRTILCLDTCSMNEILWIDKDSLVACCESGIIGQDLERELQKIGYTVGHEPDSIEFSTLGGWVATRASGMKKNEYGNIEDIMVHARMVTPTGVLEKGNRVPRMSCGPNFDHVILGSEGTFGVITEVAIKIRPLPTFKRFGSIVFPDFESGVNCLREIALRRCQPASIRLMDNEQFQLGQAFRSTYSYFGQFMDGIKMFYLTKVKGYDLNSICIATLLYVGDEDEVLVHEGKINNIAAEFGGIAAGETNGERGYNMTFIIAYIRDVAVELDIMAESLETSVPWDRVLTTIQCVKQKIAKECSQIGIPHHTTMCRIAQTYDAGCCIYFYFVFSSRNLEDPVKTTLYMEEIAKDEIVSMGGSVSHHHGIGKSRRKWYETTVGPVGQNLFRTCKAQMDPKNIFATNNLTEDLNISASNL; via the exons GGAAAATACAACCAAATGGTACGGATGGGGATACAATGACTCATTCTTTTATTTTAAAGGTGGCAACATACGATTTTCAGGAGACAG ATATCCCATTTGTAATAAAGACTTGCCGTACTTTAAAATATGGATAAAAGAGCGCTTCAATGTGGTGCTTCCCGAATATGTCGACATGGAAGCCGAAAAGATTGACTTGCCGGAAAAATTACCCGAGACCATAATCAACGACGAACAATTGAAAGCTTTAAAAACCCTAGACGTGAAATTGTCTTTGGACGCGGTAGATAGACTTGTTCGCTCCCACGGACAGAGCTTGAGCGAAGTCATGAAGTTGAGAAATAACAAAATCAGTCGAATACCAGACGTCGTAGTCTGGCCTTCTTGCCACGAAGATGTCGTCGAAATTGTGAAGATTTGCGACGCTCTCGACATCGTGATCATTCCATTCGGAGGTGGCACAAGTGTTTCAGGTGCTATCGAATGTCCCGAGAACGAAAAGAGGACCATATTATGTTTGGACACTTGCTCTATGAACGAAATACTCTGGATCGATAAAGACAGTCTGGTGGCTTGTTGTGAGAGTGGTATAATAGGACAAGATTTAGAAAGGGAATTACAAAAAATCGGTTACACAGTTGGACATGAGCCGGATTCGATAGAATTCTCTACTCTAGGTGGTTGGGTCGCCACCAGAGCCAGTGGAATGAAAAAGAACGAGTACGGCAACATAGAAGATATCATGGTGCATGCTAGGATGGTGACCCCGACAGGAGTATTGGAAAAGGGTAACAGAGTACCACGCATGTCCTGCGGTCCAAACTTTGATCACGTAATCCTCGGATCTGAAGGCACCTTCGGAGTTATAACCGAAGTCGCGATTAAAATTAGACCTTTGCCTACATTCAAAAGATTTGGATCAATAGTGTTTCCAGATTTCGAAAGCGGGGTGAATTGCTTGAGGGAGATTGCACTTCGACGATGCCAACCAGCTAGTATCAGGTTGATGGATAACGAGCAATTTCAATTGGGACAGGCTTTCCGAAGCACGTATTCCTACTTTGGGCAATTTATGGATGGAATTAAAATGTTCTATCTAACTAAAGTTAAGGGATATGATTTAAATAGCATTTGTATAGCAACTCTTCTGTATGTCGGCGATGAAGATGAAGTTTTAGTACACGAGGGGAAGATCAACAACATTGCCGCCGAATTTGGAGGTATAGCTGCTGGAGAAACCAACGGAGAGAGAGGATACAACATGACTTTCATCATCGCATATATTCGG GACGTAGCTGTTGAATTGGATATAATGGCTGAATCCTTGGAAACGTCAGTTCCGTGGGATCGAGTTCTGACAACGATACAATGTGTCAAACAAAAAATAGCCAAAGAGTGTTCACAAATTGGTATACCTCACCATACGACCATGTGCAGAATTGCGCAAACGTACGATGCCGGATGTTGCATTTACTTCTACTTCGTATTCAGCTCAAGAAATTTGGAAGACCCAGTCAAAACCACTCTATATATGGAGGAAATTGCTAAAGATGAAATAGTGTCTATGggag GTTCCGTATCCCATCATCATGGTATTGGCAAATCGAGACGAAAATGGTACGAGACCACAGTTGGACCCGTGGGACAAAATCTATTCAGGACTTGCAAAGCTCAAATGGATCCCAAGAATATATTTGCGACAAACAATCTAACGGAAGATTTAAATATAAGCGCGAGCAACTTATGa